A region of Pseudorca crassidens isolate mPseCra1 chromosome 8, mPseCra1.hap1, whole genome shotgun sequence DNA encodes the following proteins:
- the POLR1F gene encoding DNA-directed RNA polymerase I subunit RPA43, protein MAAGCSASPRPKAASEGPVVGPAGVLPCLELPTYAAACALVNSRYSCLVAGPHRRHIALSPRYLNRKRTGIREQLDAELLRYSESLLGVPIAYDNIKVVGELGDIYDDQGHIHLNIEADFVIFCPEPGQKLMGTVNKVSSSHIGCLVHGCFNASIPKPEQMPAEQWQTLEINMGDELEFEVFRLDSDAAGVFCIRGKLNITSLQTKCSAVSEEVTETGTEEATEKPQKKKKKKKKDPEPYEVESGITELADFADVTMKEEADLQINNNVNGLWKEEPKKKKKHQDPVFQGSDSSGYQSDHKKEKKKSKHSEEAEFAPLLEHAPKKKRKK, encoded by the exons ATGGCTGCGGGTTGCTCAGCGTCTCCGCGGCCGAAGGCGGCCTCAGAAGGGCCGGTGGTGGGACCGGCCGGCGTCTTGCCTTGCCTAGAATTGCCTACCTACGCGGCCGCCTGTGCGCTCGTGAATAGCCGCTACTCCTGCCTGGTGGCGGGGCCGCACCGAAGACACATCGCACTGTCGCCGCGCTACCTTAACAGGAAACGCACCGGTATCCGAGAACAGCTCGATGCCGAGCTCCTGCGCTATTCCGAGAG ccttTTAGGTGTACCCATTGCTTATGATAACATCAAAGTAGTGGGTGAATTAGGAGATATTTATGATGATCAGGGACACATTCATCTTAACATTGAAGcagattttgttattttctgccCTGAACCAGGGCAAAAACTTAtg ggTACAGTTAATAAAGTGTCTTCCAGCCACATTGGCTGTTTAGTACATGGGTGCTTCAATGCCTCCATTCCTAAACCTGAGCAGATGCCAGCCGAGCAGTGGCAGACTCTGGAGATAAACATGGGTGATGAACTAGAATTTGAAGTATTTCGTTTAGACTCAGATGCTGCTGGAGTATTCTGCATTCGGGGAAAACTGAATATCACTAG TTTACAAACCAAGTGCTCTGCAGTTTCTGAAGAAGTAACAGAAACTGGCACTGAGGAAGCTACTGAAAAacctcaaaagaagaaaaagaaaaagaagaaagacccaGAGCCATATGAAGTGGAAAGTGGTATCACAGAGCTAGCAGATTTTGCAGATGTTACCATGAAGGAAGAGGCGGATCTGCAGATTAATAACAATGTGAATGGCCTCTGGAAGGAAGagccaaagaagaagaaaaagcaccAGGACCCTGTTTTCCAAGGCAGTGACTCCAGTGGTTACCAAAGtgaccataaaaaggaaaaaaagaaaagcaagcacAGTGAGGAGGCTGAATTTGCACCACTTTTGGAACAtgcaccaaaaaagaaaaggaaaaagtaa